A genomic segment from Leptolyngbya boryana PCC 6306 encodes:
- a CDS encoding Uma2 family endonuclease: MTSPFPQPDPPLPPWQTLPTMYDLPSENPEEPGLPDEFHDLQPQLLSRTLRLSQSVTDQFFTGAELNLYYDSAHPQWYKRPDWFLSIGVPRLYQGRDLRNSYVIWQERRAPFVVVELLSPGTEKEDLGSYADTPEIELEPLQPVREASETPTAKGQKSEKPPSKWKVYEQILRVPYYIVFSRYDDQVHFFKLVGGKYQAQPLDPENSRIWIPELEIGLGLWQGEFEGICRSWLRWYDDQGNWILTDAEQERQRANQAESQLLQVARNLLQTGMSIEQVSQITGLTETEVQQLQTE; this comes from the coding sequence ATGACTTCACCATTTCCCCAGCCCGATCCACCACTTCCTCCCTGGCAAACGCTCCCAACGATGTATGATTTGCCCAGCGAGAATCCAGAGGAGCCTGGTTTGCCCGACGAATTTCACGATCTTCAACCTCAACTTCTCAGCCGCACCTTGCGACTAAGCCAATCCGTAACTGATCAATTTTTTACGGGAGCAGAGTTAAACCTGTATTACGACAGCGCACATCCGCAATGGTACAAGCGCCCAGATTGGTTTTTGTCGATCGGAGTTCCGCGTCTGTATCAAGGGCGAGATCTCCGCAATAGCTATGTGATCTGGCAAGAACGACGTGCGCCCTTTGTGGTCGTTGAACTGTTGTCACCTGGGACAGAAAAAGAAGATTTGGGTTCCTATGCTGATACTCCAGAGATCGAGTTGGAACCCCTTCAACCTGTGAGAGAAGCATCTGAAACGCCGACAGCGAAAGGTCAAAAGTCAGAGAAACCTCCTTCAAAATGGAAGGTTTACGAGCAGATTTTGCGCGTTCCTTACTACATTGTGTTTAGTCGCTATGACGATCAGGTGCATTTCTTCAAACTGGTGGGTGGAAAATATCAAGCACAACCCCTTGATCCTGAAAATTCTCGGATTTGGATTCCAGAACTGGAAATCGGACTGGGCTTGTGGCAAGGCGAATTTGAGGGAATTTGTCGGTCTTGGTTACGGTGGTACGACGATCAAGGCAATTGGATACTGACTGATGCAGAGCAAGAACGGCAACGCGCCAATCAAGCAGAATCTCAACTACTGCAAGTTGCTCGAAATCTCCTGCAAACAGGAATGTCGATCGAGCAAGTCAGTCAGATCACAGGGCTAACTGAAACTGAGGTACAACAGCTTCAAACTGAATAA
- a CDS encoding DUF502 domain-containing protein has protein sequence MIHRLKQDLKNDLIAGLLVVIPLATTIWLTYTIANWVINFLTRVPKQLNPFDGLHPLLVNLLNFIVGLAVPLFSILFIGLMARNIAGRWLLDVGEQVLQAIPLAGAIYKTLKQLLETVLRDSSGKFRRVVLVEYPREGVWSLGFVTGAIGAEVQSHFKTDMLSVFIPTTPNPTTGWYAVVPENSVINLSLPIEDAFKVIISGGIVSPDSMNVITTSTTTKPPLVEATADE, from the coding sequence GTGATCCATCGTCTTAAGCAAGATCTAAAAAACGACCTGATCGCCGGATTACTGGTTGTAATTCCGTTGGCAACGACGATTTGGCTGACGTATACGATCGCGAATTGGGTGATCAATTTCCTGACGCGCGTTCCGAAACAATTGAATCCTTTTGACGGCTTACATCCGCTCTTAGTGAATCTGCTCAATTTTATCGTAGGGCTAGCGGTTCCTCTGTTCAGTATTCTGTTTATCGGTTTGATGGCACGGAATATCGCGGGGCGTTGGCTCTTGGATGTCGGTGAGCAAGTTTTGCAGGCAATTCCGCTAGCGGGTGCGATTTATAAAACGCTGAAACAATTGCTCGAAACGGTATTACGCGATTCGAGTGGAAAGTTTCGCCGCGTCGTTTTGGTGGAATATCCGCGTGAGGGAGTTTGGTCACTAGGATTTGTCACGGGTGCGATCGGAGCCGAGGTGCAATCGCATTTCAAAACGGATATGCTGAGCGTCTTTATTCCCACGACTCCCAATCCGACCACGGGCTGGTATGCCGTTGTGCCTGAGAATTCGGTGATTAATTTGTCGCTGCCGATCGAAGATGCGTTCAAGGTAATTATCTCAGGTGGGATTGTCAGCCCAGACTCAATGAATGTGATTACGACTTCGACAACTACGAAACCTCCTTTAGTTGAAGCAACGGCGGACGAGTAG
- a CDS encoding HEAT repeat domain-containing protein, whose translation MKTAPPDAIPYLIPYLKESSPEVRKVVVLSFVGMKRSAEPAIPHIIPLLEDSDEWVRAYSVMVLLNMGESSSPFIPQLTRSLKDPFVTVRYLSAQVLGEIGVAAKSAIPHLIPLLKESNVFPRSAAVNALGKMGESARVAIPQIIPLLKDKMIREDAALALGKIGELARVAIPQIIPLLKDPDPKVVDAARAALRNLGYQE comes from the coding sequence TTGAAAACAGCACCCCCCGATGCAATTCCCTACTTAATTCCCTATCTGAAAGAGTCATCACCAGAAGTTCGCAAGGTTGTTGTTCTCTCCTTTGTTGGGATGAAAAGGTCAGCAGAACCAGCAATTCCCCACATCATTCCGCTACTAGAGGACTCAGATGAATGGGTGCGGGCTTACTCCGTCATGGTTTTATTGAATATGGGAGAATCATCCAGTCCCTTCATTCCGCAACTGACGCGATCGCTGAAAGATCCATTTGTGACAGTTCGTTATTTATCGGCGCAGGTATTAGGAGAGATAGGAGTCGCCGCTAAGTCTGCAATTCCTCATCTCATTCCGCTGTTGAAAGAGTCCAATGTCTTTCCTCGTTCTGCGGCAGTAAATGCTTTAGGAAAGATGGGAGAGTCTGCACGAGTTGCGATTCCCCAAATCATTCCGTTGTTGAAAGACAAAATGATTCGGGAGGATGCTGCTCTTGCTCTAGGAAAGATAGGAGAGCTTGCACGAGTTGCGATTCCCCAAATCATTCCGTTATTGAAAGATCCAGACCCAAAAGTTGTGGATGCAGCGAGAGCTGCGCTAAGAAACTTGGGGTATCAGGAATAG
- a CDS encoding glycosyltransferase family 2 protein codes for MFSIFILTHNEEVEIAACIESALLSDDVIVVDSCSDDQTIAIANSYPVRVIQHPFESHGKQRTWMLQSVPVKHEWVYILEADERMTPELFQECLDTIQTAEHIGYYVAERVMFMGKWIRRSTQYPRYQLRLFQKEKVWFTDYGHTEREVVDGTTGFLKETYPHYTSGKGFSRWIDKHNRYSTNEAIETIHQLETGGLNWSALFFGKSEVERRRALKDLSLRLPFRPLIRFFYMYLLLGGMFDGYPGFTWCMLQAFYEYLITLKVWELQHQPVDSPKLVTPILENVK; via the coding sequence ATGTTTTCTATTTTCATCCTGACGCACAACGAAGAAGTCGAAATCGCTGCATGTATCGAATCAGCGTTGTTGTCAGATGATGTAATCGTTGTCGATTCTTGTAGCGATGATCAAACGATCGCGATCGCAAATTCTTATCCCGTTCGCGTGATTCAACATCCGTTTGAAAGTCACGGCAAACAGCGCACCTGGATGCTGCAATCTGTCCCTGTGAAACACGAATGGGTATACATCCTCGAAGCCGATGAGCGGATGACGCCGGAACTGTTTCAAGAATGCCTCGACACAATTCAAACAGCCGAGCATATCGGCTATTACGTGGCAGAGCGCGTGATGTTTATGGGCAAATGGATTCGCCGCAGCACGCAATATCCGAGATATCAGTTGAGACTCTTTCAGAAAGAAAAAGTTTGGTTTACCGATTACGGACATACTGAACGCGAAGTCGTAGACGGAACCACTGGATTTCTCAAAGAAACTTATCCGCATTACACCTCTGGTAAAGGCTTCAGCCGCTGGATTGATAAACATAATCGCTATTCGACAAATGAAGCGATCGAAACGATCCATCAACTTGAAACCGGAGGCTTAAATTGGAGCGCGCTATTTTTTGGCAAATCTGAAGTCGAACGGCGACGGGCATTAAAGGATCTGTCGCTGCGACTGCCTTTTCGACCGTTGATTCGATTTTTCTATATGTATCTGCTCTTAGGTGGGATGTTTGACGGCTATCCAGGATTTACCTGGTGTATGCTGCAAGCGTTTTACGAATATTTAATTACGCTGAAGGTTTGGGAACTCCAGCATCAGCCTGTAGACTCTCCCAAACTCGTCACACCGATCCTAGAAAATGTTAAATAA
- a CDS encoding HAD family hydrolase, with translation MPGSPSVLALDFDGVICDGLKEYFQTSWQAYAQIWQTDTTPNEQIAPAFYRLRPVIETGWEMPILIRSLVVGVQEEEILQNWLTIATQTIEKEQLKPLEISAAVDGIRDRKIATDLDNWLAEHEFYPGVIDRLNTILNSSTDFFIISTKEGRFIKQLLKQEGIELADSQVYGKESKRPKPQVLKELQQVYQGAIWFVEDRLKTLQAVEQQESLQEVELFLADWGYNTRSEREEAQNSDRVHLISLQQFGQDFPNWL, from the coding sequence ATGCCGGGTTCCCCTAGTGTGTTGGCGTTAGATTTTGATGGTGTAATTTGTGATGGTCTGAAAGAATATTTCCAGACCTCTTGGCAGGCTTACGCGCAAATTTGGCAGACGGATACGACGCCGAATGAGCAGATCGCACCTGCTTTTTATCGATTGCGTCCGGTGATTGAGACGGGCTGGGAAATGCCTATTTTGATCCGATCGCTGGTAGTCGGTGTGCAAGAAGAAGAGATTTTGCAGAATTGGCTGACGATCGCGACTCAAACGATTGAGAAAGAGCAATTAAAACCGTTAGAGATCAGTGCAGCGGTCGATGGAATTCGCGATCGCAAAATTGCAACCGATTTAGACAACTGGCTGGCAGAGCATGAATTTTATCCGGGCGTGATCGATCGACTGAATACAATTTTGAATAGCTCAACTGATTTTTTCATCATCAGTACAAAAGAAGGACGATTTATCAAGCAGCTTCTGAAACAGGAAGGGATTGAGTTAGCAGATTCGCAAGTGTACGGCAAAGAATCGAAGCGACCGAAACCACAGGTTTTGAAAGAACTCCAACAGGTTTATCAGGGTGCGATCTGGTTTGTTGAGGATCGATTGAAAACCTTACAGGCAGTTGAGCAGCAGGAATCGTTGCAAGAGGTCGAATTATTTCTAGCAGATTGGGGATATAACACGCGATCGGAGCGAGAAGAGGCGCAGAATAGCGATCGAGTTCATCTAATTTCTTTGCAACAATTTGGACAAGACTTTCCGAATTGGCTGTGA
- the hpsJ-B gene encoding hormogonium polysaccharide biosynthesis protein HpsJ, with protein sequence MKATNSLPTAPFVLRLVGIIMIVSSMVDYISVLIPPNFSDKAWFANVVTQIVDRGIIPLVGFAFLFAGAFLESGSFNLGERVKPVMSFRFWAMLLSLLLGLVFLIAFPLHLNNTRQVSDQALERIDREAKDAENQLNTQVQQRQDQITAALRDPNQSKQLDDQLKQIDAAIASGQLKGDQLTQAQRAQKELQALKANPNSVADRAKEFRNTQLTSIRERRTQAENQARNEFWKTGIRVGISSLLLSLAYFVIGWSGLRELGVIGGKRKPVMR encoded by the coding sequence ATGAAAGCAACGAATTCACTTCCCACCGCCCCCTTCGTCCTCCGACTCGTCGGCATCATTATGATTGTGTCGTCGATGGTGGACTATATTTCGGTTCTAATTCCGCCGAATTTCTCTGATAAAGCCTGGTTCGCGAACGTTGTCACACAAATCGTCGATCGTGGAATCATCCCACTCGTCGGTTTTGCCTTCCTCTTCGCCGGTGCATTCCTAGAAAGCGGTTCTTTCAATCTCGGAGAGCGCGTTAAACCTGTGATGTCGTTCCGGTTCTGGGCGATGCTGCTGTCTTTGCTCCTCGGGTTGGTGTTCCTCATTGCTTTCCCGCTGCACTTAAACAATACCCGTCAGGTTTCGGATCAGGCGCTAGAGCGCATCGATCGAGAAGCAAAAGACGCAGAAAATCAACTCAATACCCAAGTTCAACAGCGTCAAGATCAGATCACTGCTGCGCTGCGTGACCCGAATCAGAGCAAACAATTGGATGATCAACTCAAACAAATTGATGCAGCGATCGCCAGTGGTCAATTAAAAGGAGATCAACTCACTCAAGCCCAACGAGCGCAGAAAGAACTGCAAGCGCTAAAAGCGAATCCCAATTCGGTTGCCGATCGTGCAAAAGAATTCCGCAACACACAATTGACTTCAATTCGCGAACGGCGCACTCAAGCCGAGAATCAAGCGAGAAACGAATTCTGGAAAACTGGAATTCGAGTCGGGATTAGCAGCTTACTGCTTTCGCTGGCGTACTTCGTGATCGGGTGGTCAGGATTACGCGAGTTGGGTGTAATTGGTGGGAAGCGCAAGCCTGTAATGCGATAA